The Mercenaria mercenaria strain notata chromosome 10, MADL_Memer_1, whole genome shotgun sequence genome contains a region encoding:
- the LOC123560360 gene encoding perlucin-like → MVNIMHIYGILFLIYGVWCQESRRQSASGCPIDFERHEDSCYQIFANPTLKWWEAMEFCQIYGNGEGTLATVESESEQLFLENELKKKFPSPVGKDFWLGANDITHEGTWVWIRKNEYVQEYTNWAPGEPNSGTNENCLALYDGLQYKWNDAPCGLPEGFICEIPGSSPNEIIG, encoded by the exons ATGGTTAACATCATGCATATATATGGAATACTATTTCTAATATATGGCG TTTGGTGCCAAGAAAGCAGACGACAGTCGGCGTCAGGATGTCCAATTGACTTTGAAAGACACGAGGATTCCTGCTATCAAATATTCGCCAATCCCACATTGAAATGGTGGGAGGCAATG GAATTCTGTCAGATATATGGAAACGGGGAAGGTACGCTTGCTACAGTGGAGTCTGAGTCGGAACAACTATTTCTTGAGAATGAACTTAAGAAGAAATTTC CATCTCCAGTTGGCAAAGACTTTTGGTTGGGTGCTAACGACATTACACACGAAGGTACTTGGGTCTGGATAAGGAAGAATGAATACGTGCAAGAATATACCAACTGGGCACCAGGTGAACCTAACAGTGGTACAAATGAAAACTGTCTGGCCTTGTATGATGGGTTACAGTATAAATGGAATGATGCACCTTGCGGGCTACCAGAGGGATTCATATGTGAGATCCC GGGTTCGTCACCGAATGAGATTATTGGATGA
- the LOC123560359 gene encoding perlucin-like produces MGRSVYRNDVAEKDLKITLLALDDSLMGILPGHKVKGNGNSIHETQNYTTNYLGQTIIEAYVFYMQLLFILCCIVWCQESRRQSAPGCPIDFIRHDDSCYQIFANPTLKWWEAMEFCQIYGNGEGTLATVESESEQLFLENELKKKFPSPVGKDFWLGANDITHEGTWVWIRKNEYVQEYTHWAPGQPSSGTSENCLALYDGVQYKWNDAPCGLPEGFICEIPVSSPNEIVG; encoded by the exons ATGGGTCGTTCAGTTTACAGAAATGACGTTGCAGAGAAAGATCTTAAAATTACTTTACTTGCACTCGATGACAGCCTCATGGGAATCTTACCA GGGCATAAGGTCAAAGGTAATGGTAACAGCATACATGAGACTCAAAATTACACAACAAATTACCTCGGACAGACCATCATAGAGGCATATGTGTTTTATAtgcagctcttgtttattttatgttgcATAGTTTGGTGCCAAGAAAGCAGACGACAGTCGGCGCCAGGATGCCCAATTGACTTCATAAGACACGATGATTCCTGCTATCAAATTTTCGCCAATCCCACATTGAAATGGTGGGAGGCTATG GAATTCTGTCAGATATATGGGAACGGGGAAGGTACGCTTGCTACAGTCGAGTCTGAGTCGGAGCAATTGTTTCTCGAGAATGAACTTAAGAAGAAATTTC CATCTCCAGTTGGCAAAGACTTTTGGCTGGGTGCTAACGACATTACACATGAAGGTACATGGGTCTGGATAAGGAAGAACGAATACGTACAAGAATATACCCACTGGGCACCGGGTCAACCTAGCAGTGGTACAAGTGAAAACTGTCTGGCCTTGTATGATGGGGTACAGTATAAATGGAATGATGCACCTTGCGGACTACCAGAGGGATTCATATGCGAGATTCC gGTTTCTTCCCCGAATGAGATTGTTGGATGA